From the genome of Tenrec ecaudatus isolate mTenEca1 chromosome 1, mTenEca1.hap1, whole genome shotgun sequence:
CAGGACAGTTACTGCAGGACGGGGAAGGCTGGAGAGAGGTGAACCAGCAGCAGTCCTTGGTCCCAGTTTGATTCCTGGCTCTGCTTTCCTCCAGCCTTGGCATCCTTCACACCCTCCAGGTGGCTCCAGGAGGGCTCCACTGAGTCACAAAAGCCACTCTCAGGTCAAGGCCTTTAGTGGTAGCTCCAGAGCCCCGAGAGCCCATGCCCACCAGATCCAAGAACCTCTCTTTCCTAGAGCAGTGAAGGGGAGGCAGGTAAAGGGGCCCTGCCCCTTCACCAAATCTTCATCCGGGTTCTGTCTTGTAGAGGAGCTAGCAGGGGGCCGAGGGGAACTAAGAACAGATTAGGGCACCCGCCTGGCCTTTTGCAACACCCTACCGACCCCTGAAAGTGGGTGTCGAGCAAGCACCCCCACTTCATGAGCATAGAAGCTGAGCGGATGAACTGAGGAAGTGCTGGGACTTGCTCCCTGGGGCCGACCGACCCCCCCGGTCTGGAAACTTTTCCTCGAAAGGCGAAATACCGAAAGACGCAGCTGTGCAGCCACCCTGACCCTGCCCCCCCCTTAGGCCTCCCTGATATCGAAGGCCCCCATCTATACCACAGGAGGCTACCCCACCCAcctccgccccttccccctccccctccctgtccaCCCACCTGCCTGCGTTTGGggtggcaggaagggaggggtgcTGGGCACCGGTTGTGAAGAGCAaaccacccccttcccccccacctctgcctcctcagagctgctgctgccTGCGCCAAGGGTCAGTCCTGCACAGGGCCCTGGGCAGTGGGCAGCCATGGCCGGCGCCGAGTCCCGCAGCCCCAGCCCCTGGGAGGGGTCCGGTGACTACTccggctcgggcgccctagaggAGCTGAGGCTGTGCCCGTCGTGGGACCTGCCCTATGGCTACGCCTACATCCCCGCGCTCTACCTGGCGGCCTTCGCCGTGGGCCTGGCGGGCAACGCCTTCGTGGTGTGGCTGCTGGCCCAGCGACGAGGCCCGCGGCGGCTCGTGGACACCTTCGTGCTGCACCTGGCCGTCGCCGACCTGGGCTTCGTGCTCACGCTGCCGCTGTGGGCCGCGGCGACGGCGCAGGGCGGCCGCTGGCCCTTCGGCGCGGCCCTGTGCAAGCTCAGCAGCTTCGCGCTGACCTGCACGCGCTGCGCCGGCGCGCTGCTGCTGGCCGGCATGAGCGTGGACCGCTACCTGGCCGTGGTGAAGCTGCTCGACGCGCGCCCGCTGCGCACCCCGCGCTGCGCGCTGGCCGCCTGCTGCGGCGTCTGGGCCGCGGCGCTGCTGGCCGGCCTGCCCGCGCTGGCCTACCGCGGCCTGCAGCCGCTCCCCGGGGGCCTGCGGGGCCGCCAGTGCGGGGAGGAGCCCTCGGACGCCTTCCAGGGCCtcagcctgctgctgctgctgctgaccttCGTCCTGCCGCTGGCCGTCACCCTCTTCTGCTACTGCCGCATCTCGCGCCGCCTGCGCCGGCCGCCGCACCTGGGCCGCGCCCGGAGGACCTCGCTGCGCATCATCTTCGCCGTCGTCGGCACGTTCGTGGGCTCCTGGCTGCCCTTCAGCGCCCTGCGGGCCGTCTTCCACCTGGCACGGCTGCGGGtgctgccgctgccgctgccCTGCCCGCTGGTGCTGGCGCTGCGCTGGGGCCTCACCCTGGCCACCTGCCTGGCATTCGTCCACAGCTGCGCCAACCCGGTCATCTACCTCCTGCTGGACCGCTCGTTCCGCGCGCGGGTGCGGCGCGGGGCCTGCCGGGGCGTGGGCAGCTTGGTGCGCAGGGGCAGCtcggcctcctccttctcctgggaGGACAGCTCCGTGTTCCGGAGCCGGCCCTGCAGCTCGGGCCCGCCCCAGCCCGTGCGCTCAGTCGCCGGGCCCCACCGCTGCCCGCTGCCGCTGCCGGGGACGCGGGGTGGGcacggagaggaagagggagagggagagggagagggagaggagagcggggagggaaggagcaGGGTGTGGGataggctccccaggcttgtctAGTCTGGGGCAGCAGAAAGCCGGAGTCAGCCTTGCTCGGTCACGCTTACTCCATCGATTCTTCCAGAACCTCGGAGCTATTTGAACTCTCCCAAAGTGAACTGCTGAGACCTGCGGTTCTCCCAGCCCCGGGGGCAACTCGGTTGAGTCTCTACAGCCCGGGAAAGATCCTATGAGATGAAGGAGAGGGCGGCCTGGAGATAGAGATTCGCCAAACAGAAAGGAGGACAGTGGGTCTTCTTTTCTGTCCGTGGGCCAAAATATCAAACCACGCTCCCAGGAGCTCCCTTGTCCCCAGCTCTGCTTTCTCTAGGTCTTCTtgctctcaacaacaacaaaaaaattctatGCAATATGGGAATCGCCAGCTCTTTTACTGCACAATCGACATCGTATCTGCGTTTGGTCTATCCTTAACCCACCTACTTAAACCCTATGTTACCtttcaaacgcactgccatcgcgtGGACTCTGAGCAGTCGCAAGGTTGTAAATCGGTATGGAATCAGACTGCCACAGTATACCTTCCTCGTGCGCCTGcgcagcggctggtgggttgaacTGCTACCTTTTGcgacaaccactgtgccaccggggatcCTGGCTCTATTGAGTTTTAAAAACTCGAACTCACTGCCGttggttgattccgactcatggagacccagtaggacaggctagaactgccccctgtggtttgCAGAAACCatactctttacagagtagaaagctttaCGATTAGTCACCATCAATTCAGACATGTATTCTCCAAGGTCACCAAAGCCACCGCGACCCGCCCGACGGTGAGCTGCTAagctcagctcatttctcccagtCGATTCCCCTGGGTGCCTATCTGGTGATCTTCTCCCCACTGCGGCTGCCACCCAGAAGCTGAAGGACTTACCTGGGAGTGGTCCTGGCCCacccagctggccagagggctctcAAATCTCTCCCAGGGGCCCAGATGCTCCAACACTTGGTCCAGGGACCCGAGCATCTTCTCTGTGAAGTCACCCTCCTCAATAAACACCTTTGCTCTGCTAGCCCTGACCTGACTCCTGTGTCTTTACGCAAGCAGCAGGCAAGGAATGAGTGGCAGAGGTGGAGTGCGCCCTGAGTCAGACAAAACTCATTCCTGTAGTTGAGGTTGACCTCAGGGTGATAAGGGTGGATGGGACCATGTCGCCAGTGTGGGTCTGATAATCCCATGAGAGGGCACCAAACAGTGTATCCTTAATATTTTAAAGGCAGGTCCGTACTTTGACGGTTAGGGGGCAGGATGGGGatgggagcgggggtgggggcaaCTCACAG
Proteins encoded in this window:
- the GPR25 gene encoding putative G-protein coupled receptor 25, giving the protein MAGAESRSPSPWEGSGDYSGSGALEELRLCPSWDLPYGYAYIPALYLAAFAVGLAGNAFVVWLLAQRRGPRRLVDTFVLHLAVADLGFVLTLPLWAAATAQGGRWPFGAALCKLSSFALTCTRCAGALLLAGMSVDRYLAVVKLLDARPLRTPRCALAACCGVWAAALLAGLPALAYRGLQPLPGGLRGRQCGEEPSDAFQGLSLLLLLLTFVLPLAVTLFCYCRISRRLRRPPHLGRARRTSLRIIFAVVGTFVGSWLPFSALRAVFHLARLRVLPLPLPCPLVLALRWGLTLATCLAFVHSCANPVIYLLLDRSFRARVRRGACRGVGSLVRRGSSASSFSWEDSSVFRSRPCSSGPPQPVRSVAGPHRCPLPLPGTRAGKE